From Rhodopseudomonas palustris:
CGCATTTCGACCCGTCGAAATTCAAGGACGATTACGAGACCGCGCTGAAGGCGCTGGTCAAGCGCAAGGCCGCCGGCAAGTCGATCAAGATCCCCGAGCCGGAAGAGAAATCCGACAACGTCGTCAGTCTGATGGACGCGCTGAAGCAAAGCCTGAAAGGCAACAAAGGCGGCAAGCCGGCGCAGCGCCGCCCCCCCTCCGCGCGCAGCGGCGGCCGCGCCGCCAAGAAGGCCCACCGTTCGGCGGCACGGGCGCGCAAGGCGAGCTGAGGCTGAAGGCGGCAGAGAAAGCAGACAAGAGAAAGCAGGCGAGAGCCAACAACTAGCCGGCGTGAGGTATTGGACATCGCTACAGCGCCCGCCGCCTGCTTCACCTCTCATCCGTCATTCCGGGGCGCGCGCAGCGCGAACCCGGAATCCATATCCCCTAGCATACGTGGAGGGTAGAACCGTTTCGACGCTCTGCCTTGATCAGCGCACTGGGCTTATGGATTCCGGGTTCGCTCGCTTGCGCGAGCGCCCCGGAATGACGAATGCGAGGACATTTGTGAACGGAGCCCCTTTACAGACCTCAGCTCTTCTTCGACGCCTTGCGCTTGCGGCCCGCTGACGACTTGCGCGACGTCTTTTTCGCCGACGATTTCTTGGCCGTCTTCTTCGCCGTCTTCTTGGTCGTCTTCTTGGCCGTCTTCTTGGCCGTCTTCTTCGTCGTCGACTTCTTAGCCGTCTTCTTCGCCCCCGCCTTCTTCGCGCTCTTCTTGCTCGGCACCTTCTTGCCTTCGGCGCGCGCTTCCGACAGGCCGATGGCGATCGCCTGTTTGCGGCTCTTCACCGTCTTGCCGGAGCCGCCGCTCTTGAGCGTGCCGGACTTGCGCTTCTTCATCGCGCGCGCGACCTTGGCCGACGCCTTCTTCGAATATTTCCGGGCCATGCCTACCTCCCATTGCAACAGGGAAATCAATCGATCCGGACGATAATTAGTTCCCGGCGGTGTTCAGCCCTCGGCGCGATCCGCCGCATCGGCCTTCTCGATGACGAACACGATCGCCGCTTCGCTGCGCGTCGTGCTGTCGATCCGGTCGCCGGTCTGCTGGATCAGCACCGGGATGTCGATCAGCGACATCGGATCGGTGCAATGCACTTCCAGCCGGTCGCCGCACTTCAGCGTCGTCAGCGCCTTGCGCGTCTTCAACACCGGCATCGGGCATTTCAGCCCGGTCAGATCGAGTTTGATTGTCGCCATGGCCGCGGACGATGGCGAAGCGCAGCGCCTGCGTCAATCGTTCAGCCGTTCGCCTTATTGCGAATGCGCGCCGCCGCCTGTACCACGGTGATGCGCCCTGAATGCTGGAAACGCTCGATGGCCGACCATCCCGCCACACCTGCAATCATTCTCGCCGGCGGCCTCGCGCAGCGGATGGGCGGCGGCGACAAGGCGCTGCGCACCATCGGCGGCCGGAGTCTGCTGGCGCTCGTGATCGAGCGTCTCGCGCCGCAATGCGATACGCTGGCGCTCAGCGCCAACGGCGATCCGGCGCGTTTCGCGGACTACGAGCTGCCGATCATCGCCGATCCGGTCGATGGCTTTCGCGGTCCGCTCGCCGGCGTGCTCGCCGGACTGGACTGGATCGCCGAACACCGGCCGACGGCCCGATGGATGCTGAGCGCGCCGGCCGATTGCCCGTTCCTGCCGCGCGATCTGGTCGCGCGGCTGCATCAGGCGCGGATCGATCAGCAGGCCGACATCGCGGTCGCGGCGTCGGCCGACCGCTCTCATTCCGTGATCGCTCTGTGGCCCGTCGGTCTGCGCCTCGACCTGCGCCGTGCGCTGCTCGCGGACGACATCCGCAAGGTCGACCGCTTCACCGCGCGCTACCCGCGCGCGATCGTGGAATGGCAGGCGGATCCGTTCGATCCGTTCTTCAACGCCAACACGCCGGAAGACCTCGCCGAGGCCGAACGGCTGGCGGCGCGCGCGCCGGACTGATTACGGCGTCAGCACCGCGCGCCCGACCAGTTTGCCCTGCTGCAGATCGAGCAGTGCCTGGTTGGCTTTCGGCAGCGGCAGCGGCGTCACCGGAATCGGCGCGATCTTGTTGGCGCGCACCAGATCGAGCAGTTCCTGGGTCTCGCGCAGATTTCCGACATACGAACCCTGGATCGTGATCGCCCGCATCGGGATGAACGGTAGCGCCCACGGCGCACCGCCGCCGAACAGGCCGACGATCACCAGCTTGCCGCCCTTGGTGAGGCAATCGAAGCCGAGCTGCGCGGTCTGCGAATTGCCGACCAGATCGAGCGCACCGCGCACCGGCGCGCCGGCCTTCGCGGCGATCTGCTCCAGCGCATCGGGCGCCGCGCCGTCGACCGTCGCCATCGCGCCGGCCTGCTCCGCCGCCTCACGCTTCTTGGCGTCGATATCGACCATGATGGCGCCCTTGCCGCCCATCGCCTTCAGCAGCGACAGCGCCATCAGGCCGAGGCCGCCGGCGCCGAACATCACGATCGGGCCGTCGAACGCGAATTCGAGTTTCTTCAGCGCGCTGTAGGTGGTGACACCCGAACACGCATACGGCGCCGCGGTCACCGGATCGAGCCCATCGAGGCTGAGCAGATAGCGCGGATGCGGCACGATCAGTTCGTCGGAATAGCCGCCGTCGCAATACACGCCGAGAAACCTCGGCTTCAGACACATGTTCTCGTCGCCGGCGCGGCAGACCGCGCATTCCCCGCAGCCGATCCACGGATACACCAGCACGACGTCGCCGATCTTGGCGTCCTTGGCGTCCGGCCCGGCCGCGACGATCTCGCCGACGGTCTCGTGCCCCATCGTCAGCGGCAGCGCCACGCCGCGATCGGCCAGCGACAGTTTCTTGCGGCCGTGGCCGAGTTCGTAGCCGCCTTCCCAGATATGCAGATCGCTGTGGCAAATGCCGGCAGCCTTGACGCGGAGCAGCACCTGCGTGCCGGTCAATTCCGGCGTCGGCCGGTTCTCTTCGCTGAGCGGCTGGCCGAAGCCCGAAACGCGAAAGCTCTTCATGGCGTGGTCTCCCCGATTATTCTTGTTGT
This genomic window contains:
- a CDS encoding DUF6496 domain-containing protein encodes the protein MARKYSKKASAKVARAMKKRKSGTLKSGGSGKTVKSRKQAIAIGLSEARAEGKKVPSKKSAKKAGAKKTAKKSTTKKTAKKTAKKTTKKTAKKTAKKSSAKKTSRKSSAGRKRKASKKS
- a CDS encoding sulfurtransferase TusA family protein, producing MATIKLDLTGLKCPMPVLKTRKALTTLKCGDRLEVHCTDPMSLIDIPVLIQQTGDRIDSTTRSEAAIVFVIEKADAADRAEG
- the mobA gene encoding molybdenum cofactor guanylyltransferase MobA, with translation MADHPATPAIILAGGLAQRMGGGDKALRTIGGRSLLALVIERLAPQCDTLALSANGDPARFADYELPIIADPVDGFRGPLAGVLAGLDWIAEHRPTARWMLSAPADCPFLPRDLVARLHQARIDQQADIAVAASADRSHSVIALWPVGLRLDLRRALLADDIRKVDRFTARYPRAIVEWQADPFDPFFNANTPEDLAEAERLAARAPD
- a CDS encoding alcohol dehydrogenase — its product is MKSFRVSGFGQPLSEENRPTPELTGTQVLLRVKAAGICHSDLHIWEGGYELGHGRKKLSLADRGVALPLTMGHETVGEIVAAGPDAKDAKIGDVVLVYPWIGCGECAVCRAGDENMCLKPRFLGVYCDGGYSDELIVPHPRYLLSLDGLDPVTAAPYACSGVTTYSALKKLEFAFDGPIVMFGAGGLGLMALSLLKAMGGKGAIMVDIDAKKREAAEQAGAMATVDGAAPDALEQIAAKAGAPVRGALDLVGNSQTAQLGFDCLTKGGKLVIVGLFGGGAPWALPFIPMRAITIQGSYVGNLRETQELLDLVRANKIAPIPVTPLPLPKANQALLDLQQGKLVGRAVLTP